A genomic window from Glycine soja cultivar W05 chromosome 10, ASM419377v2, whole genome shotgun sequence includes:
- the LOC114371633 gene encoding uncharacterized protein LOC114371633 has translation MGQQHLDAFLTLVNLYTNDDAILCHVFPTSLKGIALTWYCALPPMSIDSFDTLVERFNVQNATNRSHRMTSTTLVSLRQANDESLKKIMGRFGRTTVQIRNLTPRYHRGIGHNTKDCWALKDKIEELIQARYLAKLVKRPGNHQVGARPRGHQEEQHRNQDVDKRKAKD, from the exons ATGGGACAACAACATTTGGATGCCTTCCTAACACTGGTAAACCTCTACACCAATGATGACGCAATTCTATGTCATGTCTTCCCTACGTCCCTCAAGGGGATAGCATTGACCTGGTACTGTGCACTCCCACCTATGTCCATAGACAGCTTTGACACCCTTGTCGAACGATTCAATGTGCAAAACGCCACCAACAGGTCCCATCGCATGACCTCAACCACCTTGGTTAGTCTGCGACAAGCAAACGACGAGtcccttaaaaaaatcatgggCAGATTTGGGCGCACAACCGTCCAGATCCGAAATCTTACCCCGAG ATATCACCGCGGTATTGGTCACAACACCAAAGACTGTTGGGCCCTGAAGGACAAGATAGAAGAACTTATACAAGCTAGGTACTTAGCCAAGTTAGTTAAGAGACCAGGCAACCATCAAGTAGGAGCAAGACCTAGAGGGCATCAAGAAGAGCAGCACAGGAACCAAGACGTAGACAAAAGAAAAGCGAAAGACTGA